Proteins from one Penicillium digitatum chromosome 2, complete sequence genomic window:
- a CDS encoding DNA-directed RNA polymerase III, subunit Rpc31, which yields MSRRGAPKGKKPPGTEFTWDADPGGEPDTAPTPLYPKYTVPFARKLSPAEQTQVDYYRALRESFHEGPYYSVLDASSSNARKGTAARSNFNAFHGMPTYSGRYQKKRRTLPKITGRPYFLKFFPRELWQTLQPNFRPDASLDGYQAQASAVGLKRGFEDEEDEAGPAKRTAGGEDEDEGDADEDEAGLLEGDDEQEEEMLDDDFSEDDDEMGGDYNAEQYFDDGEDDMGDEDGGGGGDDDF from the exons ATGTCGCGTCGTGGGGCGCCAAAGGGCAAGAAGCCCCCCGGTACAGAGTTTACTTGGGACGCAGACCCTGGCGGAGAGCCAGACACAGCTCCAACGCCGCTATACCCT AAATATACTGTTCCATTTGCTCGGAAGTTGAGCCCCGCAGAACAAACCCAGGTGGACTACTACCGAGCGTTACGTGAAAGCTTTCACGAGGGCCCCTACTACTCTGTTCTTGATGCGTCCTCTTCCAATGCCAGAAAAGGCACCGCTGCACGCTCCAATTTTAACGCTTTCCACGGCATGCCTACTTATTCCGGCCGTTATCAAAAGAAACGGCGCACCCTCCCTAAGATTACCGGACGACCTTATT TCTTAAAATTCTTCCCCCGCGAGCTATGGCAAACCCTCCAGCCAAACTTCAGACCCGACGCATCCCTAGATGGCTACCAAGCTCAGGCTTCGGCTGTTGGGTTGAAACGCGGTttcgaagacgaagaagacgaagctGGACCTGCGAAGCGCACGGCCGGCggcgaagacgaggatgaaggCGACgcagatgaggatgaagctGGATTGCTTGAGGGGGATGATgaacaagaagaggaaatgttggatgatgatttctccgaagatgatgatgagatggGCGGCGATTACAATGCTGAACAGTACTTCGACGATGGAGAAGATGACATGGGTGATGAAGACGGCGGGGGCGGTGGCGATGATGATTTCTGA
- a CDS encoding Electron transfer flavoprotein, beta subunit, putative, giving the protein MSGLRILVPIKRVIDYAIKPRINKAQTGVETVGVKHSLNPFDELSIEEAVRLRERKGPIKVEDILAISAGGPKCADVLRTAMAMGADRAFHIDVPDKGDGGPEPLTIAKMLQSVVKEQNVNLVLLGKQAIDGDQGQTGQMLAGLLGWPQATQASKVDIKDEAGTVEITQEIDGGVETLRAKLPMVITTDLRLNEPRYASLPNIMKAKKKPLEKKTLADLGVEDTRRLKTLKVTEPAPRKGGGKVEDVDGLVSKLKELGAL; this is encoded by the exons ATGAGTGGCCTAAGGATATTGGTGCCCATCAAGCGCGTGATCGACTATGCG ATCAAACCCCGCATCAACAAAGCTCAGACCGGTGTCGAAACCGTTGGTGTCAAGCACTCGCTGAACCCATTTGACGAGCTCTCAATCGAAGAGGCCGTTCGCCTTCGCGAGCGCAAGGGCCCCATTAAGGTCGAAGATATCCTTGCAATTTCCGCCGGCGGTCCGAAATGTGCAGATGTCCTCCGCACCGCCATGGCCATGGGCGCTGACCGAGCCTTCCATATTGACGTACCGGACAAGGGCGACGGTGGCCCGGAGCCACTGACTATCGCCAAAATGCTGCAGTCTGTCGTCAAGGAGCAAAATGTGAACCTCGTGCTGCTGGGTAAGCAGGCTATTGACGGTGACCAGGGCCAGACTGGTCAGATGCTTGCTGGTCTACTTGGGTGGCCCCAGGCTACGCAGGCCAGCAAAGTTGACATTAAGGATGAGGCGGGTACCGTTGAGATTACCCAAGAGATTGATGGTGGCGTTGAGACTCTCCGCGCCAAGCTGCCTATGGTTATCACTACAGATCTGCGGTTGAACGAGCCGCGGTACGCCAGCTTGCCTAATATTatgaaggccaagaagaagcccttggagaagaagactcTTGCCGATCTCGGTGTCGAGGATACACGGCGGCTGAAGACTTTGAAGGTTACTG AACCTGCGCCACGAAAGGGTGGTGGCAAGGTCGAGGATGTCGATGGCCTGGTCTCCAAGCTTAAGGAGCTGGGTGCGTTGTAA
- a CDS encoding Protease inhibitor (Tfs1), putative produces MPSENHIKAGWSLIEDKSKVLGLTIGSNENVQPGTWLPRKAAQEPPKLSFTGANPTSTYLVVSLDIDAPFPSFGILGPILHWIQSDIKVTSEGALEFDAPFVANYIGPAPPPVSAPHRYLFFLYEQPADFDLKAYAPASGKKLSNSNRIRYDLDAWAEEIKLGPLVAFNYFTCN; encoded by the exons ATGCCTTCGGAAAACCACATCAAAGCGGGCTGGTCTCTTATCGAAGACAAGTCTAAGGTCCTTGGCTTGACCATTGGCAGTAATGAGAACGTCCAGCCAGGCACATGGCTTCCCCGCAAAG CAGCTCAAGAGCCCCCGAAGCTCTCCTTTACTGGTGCCAACCCCACCAGCACCTACCTGGTTGTGAGCTTGGACATAGACGCTCCTTTCCCTTCCTTCGGGATCCTGGGCCCCATACTTCACTGGATCCAGTCCGATATCAAAGTCACCAGCGAGGGTGCACTCGAGTTCGACGCGCCTTTCGTCGCGAATTATATCGGCCCCGCTCCCCCACCCGTGAGCGCACCCCATCGGtacctcttcttcctgtaTGAACAGCCTGCAGATTTTGATCTCAAAGCCTATGCACCTGCTAGTGGCAAGAAGCTTAGCAATTCAAATCGCATCCGGTatgatcttgatgcttgGGCAGAGGAGATCAAGCTTGGTCCTCTTGTGGCTTTCAACTATTTCACCTGCAACTAG
- a CDS encoding putative NADPH reductase tah18 — protein MGDTKSPCPLERSVLILYGSETGNAQEVAEELGVLTERLRFATHVSELNQCKPESLFSYTLTIFVASTTGQGDLPVNARSFWKSLLLKKLPATFLNGINFTCFGLGDSSYPKFNWAIRKLSKRLLQLGANEIYPTGEADQQHPEGLEGTLLPWMTNFRKHLLDRHPLPAGQHPIPDDVQLPLKWKLQFAGGNDSVSVPQAAVLNEHQASSDEYPGLHHLDHDSRPIPHTLCATLTENRRVTPQRHWQDVRHLTLTVPDFVSYVPGDMITITPKSSSIDVQTLIDLMGWNDQADRLICLVPTGNIPSPPPLPGVDSYPNLTLRALLTDYLDIRGIPRRSFFSTIAHYTKDERHKERLLEFTNPEYLDELWDYTTRPRRSILEILHEFNTVKIPWQHAISVLPAMRARQFSIASGGKRKQTADGNTQFELLIAIVKYQTVIKRIREGVCTKYLSVLRPGSTLQIQLQPGGLKSSVQQLTAATVLIGPGTGVAPLRSMLWEKAALVQAYREQNPGVNPPVGPTILLYGGRNRESDFFFEEEWTELTKLIPLQVLTAFSRDQQRKVYVQDTVRENFALFFRVLHDMQGSVFICGSSGRMPQAVREALIEAFQHGGAPLPGQPFTRSQAEGYLIGMEQIGRYKQETW, from the exons ATGGGCGACACCAAAAGTCCATGTCCCTTAGAAAGGTCCGTGCTCATTTTATATGGCTCTGAAACGGGCAATGCGCAGGAAGTGGCCGAGGAACTGGGCGTCTTGACCGAGCGGCTCCGCTTTGCGACACATGTATCTGAGTTGAACCAATGCAAGCCG GAATCCCTTTTCTCGTATACACTTACCATCTTTGTGGCCTCGACTACTGGACAAGGCGATTTGCCGGTCAATGCGCGGTCTTTTTGGAAATCGCTCTTGTTGAAGAAGCTACCTGCTACCTTTTTAAATGGCATCAATTTCACTTGCTTCGGGCTGGGGGATAGCTCGTATCCCAA ATTCAACTGGGCGATACGCAAGCTCTCTAAACGACTATTACAACTTGGTGCAAATGAGATCTATCCCACAGGTGAAGCAGACCAGCAACATCCAGAAGG ACTTGAGGGAACCCTCCTGCCATGGATGACAAATTTCCGAAAACATTTGCTGGATAGACATCCTCTTCCTGCTGGACAGCACCCGATCCCAGATGATGTGCAGCTCCCACTAAAGTGGAAGTTGCAGTTTGCAGGTGGAAATGATTCGGTTTCAGTGCCCCAGGCTGCCGTCCTTAATGAACATCAAGCCTCTTCGGATGAATATCCGGGGCTACACCATCTGGACCATGACTCCCGACCCATTCCACATACACTATGTGCGACGTTGACTGAAAATCGGCGCGTAACTCCACAAAGGCATTGGCAGGATGTGCGCCACCTTACCCTGACCGTTCCAGACTTTGTCTCTTACGTTCCTGGAGACATGATCACCATCACACCGAAAAGCTCCTCGATTGACGTCCAAACCCTTATTGACTTGATGGGTTGGAACGATCAGGCAGATCGACTAATCTGTCTCGTTCCAACAGGAAATATTCCATCACCACCTCCCCTTCCTGGTGTTGACTCATATCCCAATCTCACCCTCCGCGCCCTCCTTACAGACTATCTCGATATCAGAGGGATACCCCGCCGATCATTCTTCTCCACAATTGCACACTATACCAAAGATGAAAGGCACAAAGAGCGGTTACTAGAATTTACAAATCCCGAATATCTCGACGAGCTATGGGATTACACAACACGCCCACGACGTAGCATACTTGAGATCCTGCATGAGTTCAACACCGTCAAAATCCCCTGGCAACACGCGATATCTGTTCTCCCGGCCATGCGCGCCCGCCAATTTAGCATTGCAAGTGGTGGAAAACGCAAGCAGACTGCTGATGGCAATACACAATTCGAACTCCTCATTGCCATTGTGAAATACCAAACAGTGATCAAGAGAATCCGCGAGGGAGTCTGTACCAAATATCTCTCCGTCCTCCGGCCAGGTAGCACCCTCCAAATCCAGCTGCAGCCCGGCGGTCTCAAATCTTCAGTCCAGCAACTGACCGCAGCAACCGTGCTAATAGGACCGGGCACTGGAGTTGCACCCCTGCGCTCCATGCTCTGGGAGAAAGCGGCACTTGTGCAGGCGTATCGTGAGCAAAACCCTGGCGTCAACCCGCCAGTCGGCCCTACCATTCTTCTGTACGGAGGCAGAAACCGAGAATccgacttcttcttcgaggaaGAGTGGACGGAGCTCACCAAGCTCATCCCGCTGCAGGTGCTTACTGCTTTTTCGCGTGATCAGCAACGCAAGGTCTACGTGCAAGATACCGTGCGTGAGAACTTCGCGCTATTCTTCCGCGTGTTGCATGATATGCAGGGGTCGGTTTTTATTTGTGGTTCCTCGGGTCGCATGCCTCAAGCTGTGCGTGAGGCGCTGATCGAAGCTTTCCAGCACGGAGGAGCTCCTTTGCCGGGGCAGCCTTTCACCCGTTCCCAGGCTGAGGGTTATCTCATTGGCATGGAACAAATCGGCCGCTACAAACAAGAAACTTGGTGA
- a CDS encoding SH3 domain-containing YSC84-like protein 1, translating to MSPNRWEKTKSISKKGFDKAWDTVDKLGGPVNRLSHKLGAEAFWPMTLDKEADKAARILRSFCKDGFYSPDSSIGTDENGKINRPKGKQRVIKKIPSQVLKNAKGVAIFTTMRTGLWMSGSGGSGVLIGRLPETDAWSPPSGIMLHTAGIGFLAGVDIYDCVVIINTYEALNAFKKFRCTLGGEVSAAAGPVGIGGVLESEVHKRQAPIWTYMKSKGLYAGVAIDGTIMIERTDENERFYGERVSVDEILSGKVRHPPRELQTLMQTLKAAQGDSDVDESLIPPPGETPGDVELMDDGKSAFGVPAVDDPDPYGVKALEAEGLFIREAGTKVRPSHETFEFRPNLDSPIYSTFSRRSMDSSPRNSWRASVQSSRSYASVDRGTQTDDAPLTEPTSVSRASSRSAKGSPIGRSPMDAWAENEDSHWDTIAIHGEEEQVKVRQLEGDEAEDRRAKANACEDAYDDPEFEDEDEHYEVHEVGNATVTPRESVPPTPTKVEDQTTDGDTKPTSPSFTRARLVTIPARTPPALPPRHPRHLPGSGSSRASTSPTGRSYSSHNTSPTDVTEAAENLEQLDESPNALPSPENAKTLPELHITSDDEEFVDTKSEPVAEKEEFQSANGEPEIEDKIITLEDRTATEAAEQESKTYKEDAKVLEPEQSPQLEKSPDVPKLAPNIEGTPEVEETLDKIEAKLEAEIDQPEGQKSEKSYSHVLADREEHQESPGGTKVDTTDATLPHVRAQ from the coding sequence ATGTCTCCAAATCGATGGGAAAAGACGAAGAGCATCTCAAAAAAGGGATTTGACAAAGCATGGGACACCGTTGACAAGCTCGGCGGCCCCGTTAATCGCCTATCGCACAAGCTGGGCGCCGAAGCCTTCTGGCCCATGACACTTGACAAGGAAGCCGACAAAGCCGCGCGCATCCTACGTAGCTTCTGCAAAGACGGCTTCTATTCCCCCGATTCCTCAATCGGTACCGATGAGAATGGCAAGATCAACCGCCCAAAGGGCAAGCAGCGCGTTATCAAGAAGATCCCATCACAAGTCCTCAAAAATGCCAAGGGAGTTGCCATTTTCACGACCATGCGCACAGGTCTGTGGATGAGTGGTTCTGGGGGTAGTGGCGTACTGATCGGCCGCCTTCCCGAGACAGACGCATGGAGCCCGCCATCTGGCATCATGCTGCACACTGCTGGGATAGGTTTCCTTGCGGGCGTTGATATTTATGATTGCGTTGTAATCATCAACACCTATGAAGCGCTGAATGCATTCAAGAAATTCCGCTGTACGCTCGGGGGTGAGGTCAGCGCAGCCGCGGGCCCCGTAGGTATAGGTGGTGTCCTTGAGTCCGAGGTGCACAAACGCCAGGCCCCAATTTGGACATATATGAAGAGCAAAGGGCTGTACGCAGGTGTCGCCATCGATGGCACTATTATGATTGAGCGAACTGACGAGAACGAGCGCTTTTACGGCGAGCGGGTATCCGTCGACGAGATTCTATCCGGCAAAGTCCGGCATCCACCCCGCGAACTCCAAACCCTCATGCAGACCTTGAAGGCCGCACAGGGTGACTCTGACGTCGACGAGAGTCTGATCCCGCCACCGGGTGAAACACCTGGTGATGTGGAGCTGATGGATGACGGGAAATCGGCTTTCGGCGTGCCGGCCGTAGACGACCCCGATCCGTATGGAGTGAAGGCGCTGGAGGCGGAGGGGCTTTTCATCCGCGAGGCTGGTACAAAGGTGAGACCAAGCCATGAGACATTTGAATTCCGGCCCAACCTGGACAGTCCCATCTATAGCACTTTCTCGCGACGCAGCATGGATAGCTCGCCACGCAACAGCTGGCGCGCGAGTGTTCAGAGCTCCAGAAGCTATGCTAGTGTCGACCGTGGCACGCAAACGGATGACGCCCCGCTAACTGAGCCCACATCAGTAAGCCGTGCTTCTTCCCGCAGCgcgaagggatcgcccatTGGCCGTTCACCGATGGATGCCTGGGCCGAAAATGAGGATTCTCACTGGGACACGATTGCTATCCATGGCGAGGAAGAGCAGGTTAAGGTCCGCCAATTGGAGGGTGATGAGGCAGAGGATAGGAGAGCGAAAGCGAACGCCTGCGAAGATGCATACGATGACCCCGAGtttgaggatgaagatgagcaTTATGAGGTTCACGAGGTTGGAAATGCCACGGTCACACCAAGGGAGAGCGTCCCGCCCACGCCCACGAAGGTGGAAGACCAGACGACAGACGGTGACACCAAGCCTACGTCGCCGAGCTTCACCCGGGCTCGCCTGGTCACAATTCCCGCGCGCACCCCACCTGCCTTGCCTCCGCGGCACCCACGCCACCTCCCAGGCTCTGGCTCAAGCCGTGCCTCGACATCGCCCACGGGGCGCTCTTATTCAAGCCACAACACTTCGCCCACAGACGTCACGGAGGCGGCAGAGAATCTCGAACAGTTGGACGAGTCACCCAACGCGCTTCCTTCCCCGGAGAATGCCAAGACGTTACCTGAACTTCATATCACAAGCGATGATGAAGAGTTTGTTGACACGAAATCGGAGCCCGTggccgagaaggaggagtTCCAATCTGCCAACGGCGAACCAGAGATTGAAGATAAGATCATTACCCTCGAAGATCGCACTGCCACCGAGGCCGCCGAGCAGGAGAGCAAGACGTACAAAGAGGACGCGAAGGTACTCGAGCCCGAGCAATCTCCTCAACTCGAAAAGTCTCCCGATGTCCCCAAGCTTGCACCTAACATCGAGGGTACCCCGGAGGTCGAAGAGACCCTCGACAAGATCGAAGCTAAGCTTGAAGCTGAAATCGACCAACCCGAAGGGCAGAAGTCTGAGAAGTCATATTCACACGTCCTTGCTGACCGCGAAGAACATCAAGAGTCCCCCGGTGGGACCAAAGTCGATACCACCGATGCCACCTTGCCTCATGTCAGGGCTCAGTGA
- a CDS encoding Carboxypeptidase S1-like protein A, protein MIYFWTAALVVTAAAQYFPPIPDGLKVVESQHQKGVKISYKQPGICETTPGVRSYSGYVHLPPGSLDDVNVDQDYPINTFFWFFEARHNPKNAPLSIWMNGGPGSSSMIGLMQENGPCLVNEDSNSTELNPWSWNNYVNMLYIDQPNQVGFSYDVPTNGTFDQVQGAWNLSDWVGVPKQNNTFYVGTTASQDKSTVANSTENSARSLWHFAQTWFTEFPHYKPHDERVSIWTESYGGRYGPSFTAFFQEQNEKIKNGSINTPGESHYVHLDTLGIINGCIDLLVQEPTYPVMAYNNTYDIQAINKTVYDHAMDAWSRPGGCKDLITHCRALAAEGDPQMHGNNDTVNQACHNADRFCSNNVEGAYLEFSDRGYYDITHKNPDPFPPSYYLGWLNQHWVQGALGVPVNFTQSSDGAYNAFKSVGDYPRSDVHGYLEDLAYVLDSGIKVALVYGDSDYACNWIGGEDASLLVNHAGASGFRSAGYTPLRTNASYIGGQVRQHGNFSFTRVYDAGHEVPAYQPQTAYEIFYRALFNRDLATGKINTARNGSYTTQGPVSTWHIKNKVPESPDPVCYILALESTCTKDQIASVVNGTAVIRDYVVVEEKLE, encoded by the exons ATGATATATTTTTGGACCGCCGCTCTGGTAGTAACTGCTGCGGCCCAGTACTTTCCGCCCATACCAGATGGGTTGAAGGTGGTTGAATCACAGCATCAAAAAGGAGTAAAGATTTCATACAAACAG CCTGGGATCTGTGAAACAACTCCAGGGGTGAGATCTTATTCGGGCTATGTCCATCTACCCCCAGGCTCTCTGGACGATGTGAATGTTGATCAAGACTACCCGATCAATACTTTCTTCTGGTTTTTTGAGGCCCGTCATAACCCCAAGAATGCGCCACTGTCCATCTGGATGAATGGAGGCCCAGGAAGCTCCTCTATGATTGGCCTCATGCAGGAAAATGGGCCCTGTCTAGTCAACGAGGATTCCAATTCCACCGAGCTTAATCCTTGGTCCTGGAATAACTATGTCAACATGCTTTATATTGACCAGCCAAACCAGGTCGGCTTCAGTTATGATGTTCCGACCAACGGTACTTTTGATCAAGTTCAAGGTGCTTGGAACTTGTCGGATTGGGTCGGGGTGCCCAAGCAGAATAACACATTCTACGTTGGCACGACAGCTAGCCAAGACAAGTCAACGGTAGCTAATAGTACTGAGAACTCCGCGCGGTCACTATGGCACTTTGCTCAGACCTGGTTCACTGAGTTTCCACACTACAAACCCCATGATGAGCGGGTTAGCATCTGGACTGAGTCATACGGCGGCCGCTACGGCCCATCCTTCACTGCCTTCTTCCAGGAACAAAAcgaaaagatcaaaaatgGCAGCATCAATACCCCGGGGGAATCACACTACGTCCACCTGGATACCCTGGGTATCATCAACGGATGCATCGATCTCCTAGTGCAGGAACCGACATATCCAGTGATGGCATACAATAATACCTACGACATTCAAGCCATCAACAAGACCGTATATGATCACGCTATGGATGCGTGGAGTCGTCCGGGCGGATGCAAAGACCTCATCACGCATTGTCGCGCGCTGGCCGCAGAGGGCGATCCGCAAATGCACGGCAACAATGATACCGTCAACCAAGCGTGCCACAACGCCGACAGGTTCTGTAGCAACAACGTTGAAGGTGCCTACCTAGAATTTTCAGACCGCGGCTACTACGACATCACCCACAAGAACCCAGACCCTTTCCCGCCGTCCTACTACTTGGGTTGGCTGAACCAGCACTGGGTGCAAGGCGCACTGGGAGTCCCTGTCAACTTCACCCAATCCAGCGATGGTGCCTACAATGCTTTCAAATCTGTTGGAGACTATCCGCGTTCTGACGTGCATGGCTACCTTGAGGACCTGGCGTACGTGCTCGACTCCGGTATCAAGGTCGCTCTCGTCTACGGTGACAGCGACTACGCTTGCAACTGGATTGGGGGTGAAGACGCCAGCTTGTTGGTCAATCATGCTGGTGCTTCTGGTTTCCGGTCTGCTGGGTACACGCCTCTGCGCACAAACGCCTCATATATTGGCGGACAGGTCCGGCAGCATGGCAACTTTTCTTTCACTCGTGTCTACGATGCTGGTCATGAAGTCCCAGCTTATCAGCCTCAGACTGCATATGAGATCTTCTACCGTGCGCTCTTCAACCGCGATCTAGCTACAGGCAAGATCAATACTGCACGGAATGGCTCATATACCACGCAGGGGCCTGTGTCTACTTGGCACATTAAGAACAAGGTCCCGGAGAGTCCGGATCCCGTCTGCTACATCCTTGCTCTGGAATCGACATGCACTAAAGATCAGATTGCAAGTGTGGTCAATGGCACAGCTGTTATTCGTGACTATGTCGTTGTAGAGGAGAAGTTGGAGTAA
- a CDS encoding PIG-X/PBN1 encodes MKRRITLIQRVDAGFDPQQAVLTASSLSIRGLDAAREDRITIGLDKLPEELRTVLEQSHELHLRWASEGSFDAVVPFSSRVSPGLHVHYTPLNSESSSEALCTLLHTIVAPNKDAQYKSCSKQEASFITPPPLSTRFASSASLQFYTHLPSIKHLVEYIQNTVCDQSRTDGPECHTRADALLSADSVDIDYDSSSHALTVSGLWTSPPTGGWTDQFQTPASDADQIEFGLLGAEAGLEPEEIKMGGLLAVVGQDKKLKPTMFSFPSRHQPLTEPSSYTVSFAPPTGLHPTMSISMPRSSLKRPPAPSDATCALHTYLTLPSTIFGDQYQLATTDPLFLESHKLVALRALAGEMDLEAPDWVVQRWGSNWLLELTTPPETEDVASIPDPSNWTSTIPLHLRYLPPSETGHRTAHVPWPVVFWACTTEDDTKMGINPFDRSNLGWDSLFGPRTLFYQLQPAGDRLVEEIDVPVLRLTGDGYFQGKHIELGTCVVISLGFMWVLWRLVCVAWPSGAGSKRAETAHNKKEE; translated from the exons ATGAAACGAAGAATCACCCTAATCCAGCGCGTTGATGCTGGATTCGACCCGCAGCAAGCTGTTTTAACCGCATCATCCCTCTCCATCCGCGGCCTGGACGCCGCGCGGGAGGATCGAATTACGATTGGACTAGACAAGCTCCCAGAAGAG TTGCGTACTGTCCTTGAGCAATCCCATGAGCTCCACCTCCGCTGGGCCTCCGAGGGGTCTTTTGATGCTGTCGTGCCATTCAGCAGCCGGGTTTCACCTGGTTTGCATGTGCATTATACTCCGCTTAATTCGGAATCATCTTC GGAGGCACTGTGCACCCTTCTCCACACGATAGTCGCGCCCAACAAAGACGCTCAATATAAGAGTTGTTCGAAGCAGGAG GCATCGTTCATCACACCCCCGCCATTATCGACACGATTCGCTTCCTCGGCCTCCCTACAATTTTACACCCAcctcccttccatcaagcatctggTCGAATATATTCAGAACACTGTCTGTGATCAGAGTCGTACAGATGGCCCCGAGTGCCACACCCGGGCCGATGCTCTCCTCTCCGCAGACTCGGTCGATATCGACTATGACAGCAGTTCGCACGCCTTGACTGTGTCCGGGCTCTGGACTAGTCCACCGACGGGCGGTTGGACCGATCAATTTCAGACGCCAGCATCCGATGCCGATCAAATCGAGTTCGGTCTCTTGGGCGCCGAGGCAGGACTTGAGCCAGAGGAGATCAAGATGGGCGGGCTGTTAGCGGTTGTCGGACAGGACAAGAAGCTAA AACCAACCATGTTCTCATTCCCCTCCCGTCACCAACCTCTCACTGAACCGTCGAGCTATACCGTCTCATTCGCTCCCCCAACTGGTCTTCATCCAACGATGTCTATATCTATGCCCCGATCATCCCTCAAACGACCACCAGCACCCAGCGATGCAACCTGTGCTCTACACACATACCTCACACTCCCCTCCACCATCTTCGGAGATCAATACCAGCTCGCCACAACAGATCCACTCTTCCTCGAGTCACACAAACTCGTAGCTCTGCGTGCCTTGGCAGGCGAAATGGATCTTGAAGCCCCGGACTGGGTTGTTCAGCGCTGGGGCTCAAACTGGCTCCTCGAACTAACAACCCCCCCAGAAACCGAAGACGTGGCCAGCATACCAGACCCCTCAAACTGGACTTCTACCATTCCTCTACACCTGCGCTACCTGCCGCCATCCGAAACAGGGCATCGCACTGCCCACGTTCCCTGGCCCGTCGTCTTCTGGGCCTGTACTACCGAGGACGACACGAAGATGGGTATTAATCCCTTCGACCGCTCAAACCTCGGCTGGGATAGCTTGTTCGGTCCGCGAACCCTGTTCTACCAGCTTCAGCCTGCGGGTGATCGTCTTGTTGAGGAGATCGATGTGCCGGTTCTACGTCTTACGGGAGATGGCTACTTCCAGGGTAAACACATCGAGCTTGGCACTTGCGTGGTTATCTCTCTTGGGTTCATGTGGGTGCTTTGGCGACTTGTTTGTGTTGCATGGCCGTCTGGTGCTGGAAGTAAACGGGCCGAGACTGCGCACAATAAGAAAGAAGAATAG
- a CDS encoding Heat shock protein DnaJ, N-terminal — MVAETKLYDALSVKPDATQDEIKKAYRKAALKHHPDKNKDNPQAADRFKEVSQAYEVLSDPEKRKVYDQFGLEYLMRGGPPPPPPGGGGGGAGGFDGGMPGGFSFGGMPNGGGSRKFHFSTGPGGGGGFRFSDANDTFRTFAKDGGSGMGGMGGMGGMGGMGGMGGMGGMDEEDIISMFAGGLGGGGSGFRSSRPGYSKPKRAPTPEPTIIEKDLPLTLEEIYNGTSKKVKTKSKAFDRLRAGSKIKYRNIGDQEEGGRQDVHLIVKEIDHPSFKRSGDNLITTVDLSLKDALTGWDRIVRTIDGKSIRVSKPGPTQPGHEERYPGLGMLPE; from the exons ATGGTTGCTGAAACCAAGCTCTACGACGCTTTGAGCGTCAAGCCCGATGCCACACAAGATGAGATTAAGAAAGCATACCGCAAGGCAGCATTGAAGCACCACCCCGACAAGAACAAAGACAACCCTCAGGCTGCTGATAGATTCAAAG AGGTGTCGCAAGCCTACGAAGTCCTATCCGATCCCGAGAAACGCAAGGTCTACGACCAGTTTGGCCTCGAATACTTGATGCGTGGCGGCCCACCCCCACCCCCGCCAGggggaggcggaggaggtgCAGGTGGCTTTGACGGTGGCATGCCCGGAGGATTCAGCTTTGGCGGCATGCCCAACGGGGGAGGAAGCCGGAAGTTCCACTTTTCCACAGGTCccggcggtggtggtggattCAGATTCAGCGATGCCAACGACACTTTCCGCACCTTTGCCAAGGACGGCGGCAGTGGCATGGGCGGTATGGGCGGTATGGGCGGTATGGGCGGTATGGGCGGTATGGGCGGCATGGGCGGcatggatgaagaagacatTATCTCGATGTTCGCAGGAGGACTgggcggcggcggcagcgGCTTCCGTAGCAGCCGTCCCGGATACTCGAAACCGAAACGCGCACCCACACCCGAGCCAACTATCATTGAGAAGGACCTACCACTCACTTTGGAGGAAATCTACAATGGTACCTCTAAAAAAGTCAAGACGAAAAGCAAGGCCTTTGACA GGCTGCGTGCTGGCTCGAAGATCAAGTACAGAAATATCGGGGATCAGGAAGAGGGGGGACGACAGGATGTTCACCTAATTGTAAAGGAG ATCGATCATCCTTCTTTCAAGCGTTCTGGTGACAACCTTATCACAACGGTCGATCTCAGCCTGAAGGATGCACTGACTGGCTGGGACCGCATTGTCCGCACTATCGACGGGAAATCAATCCGTGTGTCAAAGCCCGGTCCAACCCAACCCGGTCATGAAGAGCGTTATCCTGGCTTGGGCATG CTTCCCGAATAG